A single Perca flavescens isolate YP-PL-M2 chromosome 2, PFLA_1.0, whole genome shotgun sequence DNA region contains:
- the LOC114545276 gene encoding interferon gamma receptor 1-like codes for MTLVVEVPPPTNVKLSCLNLDVVVTWEYSEQGPQTRFLVHIEGSEGEPYQNETTDHRYDLSDYIWASEERYMDNYCVTVTAVEGGNRSKPVSSETFSFNRLKMVKIECELDFLPWMWMRRIQAPQ; via the exons ttCCGCCGCCGACAAACGTGAAGCTGAGCTGCCTGAATCTCGACGTCGTGGTCACATGGGAGTACAGCGAACAGGGACCACAAACCAGATTCCTAGTACACATCGAAGGGTCTGAAGG GGAACCCTATCAGAACGAAACCACAGACCATCGGTACGACCTGAGCGACTACATCTGGGCGTCTGAAGAGCGCTACATGGACAATTATTGCGTCACCGTGACAGCCGTAGAGGGGGGCAACCGATCCAAACCGGTATCATCCGAAACATTCTCCTTTAATCGTTTAAAGATGGTCAAAATAGAAT GTGAGTTGGACTTCCTCCCGTGGATGTGGATGAGAAGGATTCAGGCGCCACAGTGA